In Lates calcarifer isolate ASB-BC8 unplaced genomic scaffold, TLL_Latcal_v3 scaffold_36_77, whole genome shotgun sequence, a single window of DNA contains:
- the s1pr1 gene encoding sphingosine 1-phosphate receptor 1, giving the protein MAEPSYSDLIAKHYNYTGKFRKTEQDSGLKADSVVFIIVCCFIILENILVLTTIWRTKKFHKPMYYFIGNLALSDLLAGVVYTANILLSGANTYKLTPTQWFFREGSMFVALAASVFSLLAIAIERHLTMLKMKLHNNGNTCRVFLLISTVWMIAAVLGGLPVMGWNCIESMMQCSTVLPLYHKTYILFCTTVFSIILMAIVVLYARIYVLVRTRSRKLVFRKVSNGRGNTGANSKSSEKSLALLKTVIIVLSCFIACWAPLFILLLLDVACETLSCPILYKAEWFLALAVLNSAMNPLIYTLTSNEMRRAFLKTLLCCTACIRPNAKFTGPIVGAEFSRSKSDNSSHPNKEEVEYSPRETTVASSGNVTSSS; this is encoded by the coding sequence ATGGCTGAGCCCAGCTACTCCGACCTGATCGCCAAACACTACAACTACACTGGCAAGTTCCGCAAGACGGAGCAGGACTCAGGTCTGAAAGCCGACTCGGTGGTCTTCATCATCGTGTGCTGCTTCATCATCCTGGAGAACATCCTGGTCCTGACCACCATCTGGAGGACCAAGAAGTTCCACAAGCCCATGTACTACTTCATTGGGAACCTGGCGCTGTCTGACCTGCTGGCAGGTGTCGTCTACACTGCCAACATCCTGCTGTCGGGCGCCAACACCTACAAGCTGACGCCCACGCAGTGGTTCTTCAGGGAGGGCAGCATGTTCGTGGCACTGGCGGCGTCCGTTTTCAGCCTGCTCGCCATCGCCATCGAGCGCCACCTCACCATGCTGAAGATGAAGCTGCACAACAACGGCAACACCTGCCGCGTCTTCCTGCTCATCAGCACCGTGTGGATGATCGCGGCGGTGCTGGGAGGCCTCCCGGTGATGGGCTGGAACTGCATCGAGAGCATGATGCAGTGCTCCACCGTGCTGCCGCTCTACCACAAAACCTACATCCTGTTCTGCACCACCGTCTTCAGCATCATCCTCATGGCCATCGTGGTGCTGTACGCTCGGATCTATGTGCTGGTGCGCACTCGCAGCCGCAAACTCGTCTTCCGCAAAGTGTCCAACGGACGCGGCAACACTGGCGCCAACAGCAAGAGCTCGGAGAAGTCCTTGGCACTGCTGAAGACCGTCATCATCGTCCTGAGCTGCTTCATTGCCTGCTGGGCGCCGCTCTTCATCCTCCTGCTGTTGGACGTGGCCTGCGAGACGCTGAGTTGCCCCATCCTCTACAAGGCCGAGTGGTTCCTGGCACTCGCCGTCCTCAACTCTGCCATGAACCCGCTCATCTATACGCTGACCAGCAATGAGATGCGCCGCGCCTTCCTGAAGACGCTGCTGTGCTGCACCGCCTGCATTCGGCCCAACGCCAAGTTCACCGGGCCCATCGTGGGCGCCGAGTTCAGCCGCAGCAAGTCAGATAACTCCTCCCACCCCAacaaggaggaggtggagtaCTCACCGAGGGAGACGACGGTGGCGTCCTCGGGGAACGTCACCTCGTCGTCCTAA